The nucleotide window CATTGTTGAATAGGCCAGGATGTATTGTGAGTAtgcattgaagaaagtgatTTTGTCGTGACTTTCCCATtgaggttgttgttgatcCTTCCAAAGATTCCAATATAGTTTAACTAAatcgatgatgaagaaagtatATTTAGCCAAGAGGCTATGGTGAATACTATCCAAAGTGAGTATAGTTACATTATTGTTAGTATTCTTCAGATTCCATACCGCATTATGACAGGCGATGTGATTTTTATGACCGGACACACCATGGGAGTCGAAAGTTAAGAAAGCCTGATGATCATTCTGAGGTAAATATTGCGTCATTTGATCGATATCCCATATCTGATCATTACCATCTTGGAAATGCAATACTGTGACGTTTGTTTGTCTTTGGTTTTGAATAAGAGCGTGTATAGACGATTGTAATTCGTGTTGTCTCTTTTCGCCCAATCCCTGTGCATCGCCATTCGAGAAGCAAATGACATTAATGGGGATGGATAAGGGCATTAGATTATCCAATTGTAGCAAAGTGGGAGCGAAGAACATCACTTCGTCATCTGGATGAGCAATGACGAGATTGAGAGTGGTGCCCTCATGAAAGATTTTCGTATTCAACTGGGAGTAGTTGAGAGTGTTGAATTGCTCAATTCTGTTGGATGAGAGAAGATACAGCAGCCATAGGACGAGAAATAATTTTGTGACCTTGAATATGAGTTTTGAGAAGCTAAAATTTGAGAGGAACATGGGTTCGTTTATTGCATTGCCGATTATTTTATtgcattatattttatgaCAGACAGAAAAGGTTCTTAAATGGGAGACAATTGGGAAGATGGTCAAAATTTCAGATGATCATCCGGGTAATAACTGGAAAACCTATTTCGGCGGCGCTACCTTCCTCACCCAAAC belongs to Naumovozyma castellii chromosome 3, complete genome and includes:
- the GPI12 gene encoding N-acetylglucosaminylphosphatidylinositol deacetylase (ancestral locus Anc_8.846), translated to MFLSNFSFSKLIFKVTKLFLVLWLLYLLSSNRIEQFNTLNYSQLNTKIFHEGTTLNLVIAHPDDEVMFFAPTLLQLDNLMPLSIPINVICFSNGDAQGLGEKRQHELQSSIHALIQNQRQTNVTVLHFQDGNDQIWDIDQMTQYLPQNDHQAFLTFDSHGVSGHKNHIACHNAVWNLKNTNNNVTILTLDSIHHSLLAKYTFFIIDLVKLYWNLWKDQQQPQWESHDKITFFNAYSQYILAYSTMLNAHKSQVVWFRYGWWAFSRFVFSNHLKITT